The proteins below come from a single Mucilaginibacter mali genomic window:
- a CDS encoding AhpC/TSA family protein: protein MNKRIILYSAALLTLVIASCKDKNAFTISGTLSNPGKVKKVYLLEADSTRINMVDSINLSEDNKFEIKHTSPFANLYKLRIGSSIYDVIAQNGEAIEFKTDLADTTHTYTISGSDESGKIQEFNKLSNLYGDKTAKIANEYQAKAEALGHESDSLMSIYRPRFIAAQSEYGAATLKFVNDNKKSLAALYAALSLDQNKYEQQLVAYADEIKGTFAGNPAALQFVKQMELAKPISVGHKAPEFSIADANGKQIKLSDYKGKYVMLDFWASWCGPCRAEMPNVVKQYAAFKGKGLNILGISLDEEKGAWLTAAKQMNMGWEQASDLQKWGGATERLYHIEAIPANFIIDPQGNIVAKNLAGADLEDFLKKTFNKGE, encoded by the coding sequence ATGAACAAACGCATTATTTTATACAGCGCCGCGCTGTTAACACTGGTCATTGCATCGTGCAAGGATAAAAACGCATTTACCATATCAGGCACGCTAAGCAACCCCGGCAAGGTGAAAAAAGTATACCTGCTGGAAGCCGACAGTACCCGCATCAACATGGTCGACTCGATAAACCTGAGCGAGGATAACAAGTTTGAAATTAAGCATACCAGCCCCTTTGCCAACCTGTATAAATTGCGCATTGGCAGCAGCATTTACGATGTGATCGCCCAAAATGGCGAAGCTATTGAGTTTAAAACCGACCTTGCCGATACTACCCATACCTATACCATTTCGGGTTCGGATGAATCGGGTAAGATACAGGAGTTTAACAAGTTGAGCAACCTATACGGCGATAAGACCGCCAAGATAGCCAACGAATACCAGGCCAAGGCAGAGGCGTTGGGCCACGAGTCGGATTCGCTGATGAGTATTTATCGCCCCCGCTTTATAGCCGCGCAAAGCGAGTATGGTGCAGCTACTTTAAAATTTGTTAACGATAACAAAAAGTCGCTGGCTGCCCTGTATGCCGCCTTGTCGTTAGACCAAAACAAGTACGAGCAGCAATTGGTGGCTTATGCCGATGAAATTAAAGGCACTTTTGCCGGTAACCCCGCGGCATTGCAATTCGTAAAACAGATGGAGCTGGCAAAGCCGATATCGGTGGGCCATAAAGCGCCCGAGTTTAGCATTGCCGACGCCAATGGCAAGCAAATAAAACTGAGCGACTATAAAGGCAAATATGTAATGCTTGATTTTTGGGCATCATGGTGCGGCCCATGCCGTGCCGAAATGCCGAACGTAGTAAAGCAATACGCGGCTTTTAAAGGCAAGGGCTTAAATATTTTAGGCATATCGCTTGATGAGGAAAAAGGCGCCTGGCTAACCGCCGCTAAGCAAATGAATATGGGTTGGGAACAAGCATCCGACCTGCAGAAATGGGGCGGCGCTACCGAACGCTTATATCATATAGAAGCCATACCGGCAAACTTCATCATCGACCCGCAGGGAAATATCGTGGCGAAGAACCTGGCAGGGGCCGATCTTGAAGATTTTCTAAAGAAAACGTTCAATAAAGGTGAATAA
- a CDS encoding response regulator transcription factor, with translation MSTSPKQKILIVDDEPDILELIEYNLKKEGYQVYTARNGQEAVAEAKKVQPDLIVLDIMMPKMDGIEACRIMRTMPEFKTTFMVFLTARSEEYSEIAGFNVGADDYIAKPIKPRALVSRINAILRRNSTPEEVTDNKLEIGDLVIDREAYLVYQRGEKVVLAKKEFELLYLLASKPGKVYTREVILKNIWEDSVVVTNRTIDVHIRKIREKLGENYVSTVKGVGYKFELA, from the coding sequence ATGAGCACATCTCCGAAGCAGAAGATATTAATAGTTGATGACGAACCAGATATCCTGGAGTTAATAGAATATAATCTTAAAAAAGAAGGCTACCAGGTTTATACAGCCCGCAACGGTCAGGAAGCCGTTGCCGAAGCCAAAAAAGTACAGCCCGACCTGATCGTTCTGGACATTATGATGCCTAAGATGGATGGTATTGAGGCTTGCCGCATTATGCGCACCATGCCCGAGTTTAAAACTACTTTTATGGTGTTCCTGACCGCCCGCAGCGAGGAATATTCGGAAATTGCAGGCTTTAACGTAGGGGCTGATGATTACATTGCCAAGCCGATCAAGCCTCGCGCACTGGTAAGCCGTATAAACGCCATTCTACGCCGTAACTCTACACCTGAAGAGGTAACCGACAATAAACTGGAAATAGGCGACCTGGTGATAGACCGCGAAGCCTATTTAGTTTACCAGCGCGGCGAAAAAGTAGTTTTAGCCAAAAAGGAATTTGAACTGCTATATCTGCTGGCTTCAAAACCAGGCAAGGTTTACACCCGCGAGGTGATCCTGAAAAACATTTGGGAAGATTCGGTAGTGGTAACTAACCGTACCATCGACGTACACATCCGTAAGATCCGCGAAAAGTTGGGGGAAAATTATGTATCAACCGTTAAAGGGGTTGGGTACAAGTTTGAACTGGCGTAA
- a CDS encoding RluA family pseudouridine synthase: MKIPKFADLVLFENDDIIVVNKPPFIASLDEREGGEINMLRLAKQYSYDAQVCHRLDKETSGALIIAKNPEAYRSVSIQFEKRQVKKVYHAVIEGTHVFENLFIDLPILDKGKGNVSINRQDGKRAETWFNSLKFFKHYTLVECRPVTGRMHQIRIHLASQQAIIAGDDMYRGKPVFLSQLKRKYHLGKDQEEMPIMKRFALHAYEVSFKLLNGEEVTIHAPYPKDFETLLKLLDKFDS, from the coding sequence ATGAAGATCCCCAAATTTGCCGACCTGGTATTATTCGAAAACGACGACATCATTGTTGTCAACAAACCGCCTTTTATTGCTTCGTTAGATGAACGCGAGGGTGGCGAGATCAATATGCTGCGCCTGGCCAAACAATATAGCTACGATGCGCAAGTTTGCCACCGTTTGGATAAGGAAACATCGGGCGCGCTCATCATTGCCAAAAATCCTGAAGCTTATCGCTCAGTTTCCATACAGTTTGAAAAGCGCCAGGTTAAAAAGGTGTACCATGCCGTTATCGAGGGCACCCACGTTTTCGAGAACTTGTTTATCGATCTGCCCATCCTCGACAAGGGCAAGGGCAACGTATCCATCAACCGGCAGGACGGCAAGCGCGCCGAAACCTGGTTTAACTCGCTAAAGTTTTTTAAGCATTATACACTGGTAGAGTGCCGCCCGGTAACCGGCCGTATGCACCAGATCCGTATCCATTTGGCCAGTCAGCAGGCTATCATTGCCGGCGATGATATGTACCGTGGCAAGCCGGTATTTCTTTCGCAATTGAAGCGTAAATATCATTTGGGTAAGGATCAGGAGGAGATGCCGATTATGAAGCGCTTCGCCCTGCATGCCTACGAGGTGAGCTTTAAACTACTTAACGGCGAGGAGGTCACCATCCATGCTCCCTACCCTAAGGATTTTGAGACGCTGTTGAAGTTGCTGGATAAGTTTGATAGTTAG
- a CDS encoding IS1182 family transposase has translation MSSKRPVFKPYQQRQLMAIPPTLDELVPASHPVRVVNDVIDRLYLEPLLKAYHIRGSSSYHPQMLLKVLVYGYVTNTYSSRKLAAACRESVYLMWLSSMNYPDHNTINRFRGVRLKHALRDVFEDVVKLLAEEGLLSIEEVNTDGTKIEANANRYTFVWKKAIQTNKEKMKKQLSEIWDYAQSVAKEEDRLPDPPDFTVIDSEKVNAAVDKLNEKLSSREDVSKQVKSKLRYISKHYPQAIARYEQQEALLGERNSYSKTDTDATFMRMKEDHMKNGQLKPGYNVQISTSNQFIVNYTIHSNTTDTNTLSAHLAQHEVSFGKAPQVLTADAGYGSEENYTRLEQKGTIAFVKYGMFDKEQNENHNNKHPFAANKLFYNQEKDCYICPMGQQMNFIGTSKRKTSTEFEQTVKRYQAVNCANCPLNGICHKSKGNRIIEINENLNRLKQKAHELLNSEEGIQRRKKRCFDVEPVFGNIKQNHGFKRFMLRGKEKVEIEWGLVAIAQNLRKKAA, from the coding sequence ATGTCCTCTAAAAGACCTGTATTCAAGCCCTACCAGCAACGGCAGTTGATGGCTATTCCTCCGACACTTGACGAATTAGTTCCGGCATCGCACCCGGTGCGTGTAGTTAACGATGTGATCGACAGGCTCTATCTGGAACCATTGCTGAAAGCTTATCATATCCGCGGGAGTTCAAGCTATCACCCGCAAATGTTGTTAAAGGTGCTGGTATATGGGTATGTAACCAACACCTACTCCAGCCGAAAGCTGGCAGCAGCCTGCCGGGAAAGCGTTTACCTGATGTGGCTGAGTTCGATGAACTATCCTGATCATAATACGATCAACCGTTTCCGGGGCGTACGTTTGAAGCATGCGCTGCGTGATGTGTTCGAAGATGTGGTGAAACTTTTGGCAGAGGAAGGCCTGCTCAGTATTGAAGAAGTGAATACGGACGGGACAAAGATAGAGGCGAATGCAAACCGGTATACCTTTGTCTGGAAGAAAGCGATTCAGACCAATAAGGAAAAGATGAAAAAGCAGCTGTCAGAGATATGGGACTATGCCCAAAGCGTAGCAAAAGAAGAAGACAGGCTGCCTGATCCGCCTGACTTTACTGTTATTGACAGTGAAAAGGTCAATGCCGCAGTAGATAAACTCAATGAGAAGCTTTCCTCGCGTGAGGATGTTTCCAAACAGGTCAAAAGCAAGCTGCGGTATATCAGCAAACATTACCCGCAGGCCATTGCCCGCTATGAGCAGCAGGAAGCTCTGCTGGGTGAACGCAACAGCTATTCCAAGACCGATACGGATGCCACATTCATGCGGATGAAGGAAGACCACATGAAAAACGGCCAGTTAAAACCGGGGTATAATGTTCAGATATCCACATCCAACCAGTTCATTGTCAATTACACCATTCACTCCAACACCACAGACACCAATACATTAAGTGCTCATTTAGCGCAGCATGAAGTCAGCTTTGGCAAAGCACCGCAAGTGCTTACAGCCGATGCCGGATATGGCTCCGAGGAGAACTACACGCGGTTGGAACAAAAAGGAACAATCGCCTTTGTAAAGTATGGGATGTTCGATAAGGAACAAAATGAGAATCACAACAACAAGCACCCTTTTGCAGCAAATAAGCTTTTTTACAACCAGGAGAAAGATTGTTACATCTGCCCGATGGGCCAGCAAATGAATTTCATCGGAACAAGTAAAAGAAAAACAAGCACGGAGTTTGAACAAACGGTAAAAAGATACCAGGCAGTTAACTGCGCTAACTGTCCGCTGAACGGTATTTGCCATAAATCAAAAGGGAATCGGATCATTGAAATCAATGAAAACCTGAACCGCCTGAAACAAAAGGCGCACGAGCTGTTAAACAGTGAAGAAGGCATACAACGGCGAAAGAAACGCTGCTTTGATGTAGAACCTGTATTTGGTAATATTAAGCAGAACCATGGCTTTAAACGGTTTATGCTCCGCGGCAAGGAAAAAGTAGAAATAGAATGGGGTTTAGTTGCAATCGCACAAAATCTAAGGAAAAAAGCGGCTTAA
- a CDS encoding efflux RND transporter permease subunit, whose protein sequence is MIAETFIKRPVTAIVISIVIVIVGILAIASLPVGQYPEITPPTVTITGNYTGADALTVEQTVATPIETQVNGTPGMTYLQSNSTNNGALSMTANFEVGTDINIAALDVQNRVGIATPTLPQEVQRLGLTVRKKNPSILMLVAMYSPNKTHDVTFIDNYANVFIKDALLRAKGVGDVVSRADDFSMRIWLKPDKLAALGMTAADVTAALNEQNAQVAAGTVGATPQERGQTFEYSVIVKGRLAKPEEFGNVIVRTQPNTGAVVHLKDVARIELGKFNYAGNSYVDGNRASYLLVYQAPNSNAIETADAVYATMKELKKSFPADIDYVVPFEAITVVKVSVHEVVETLIIALVLVIVVVFLFLQSWRTTLIPVLAIPVSIIGTFIFFIPLHFTINTLTLFGFVLAIGIVVDDAIVVVEAVQHYMDEKGMSPKEATQHAMRDISAPVIAIALILAAVFVPVGFIPGIVGRLYQQFAITIAISVLISAFVALSLTPALCTLLLKPHKLDQKSKGLDHFFFAFNSWFDRVTGKYRNGVHRGIQNSKFVIIILVCIVVGTIMLFKQKPTGFIPTEDEGRIYITYDLPEASSTERTVAILNQMMDTLKKVPEIDHFAALGGLNVVSFATKSSSATIFVQLKPWEKRKLTSLQLVPILQKKLGKFKEANVVVIPPPAIPGLGTTAGFAFILEEKQAGGDIKNFERVLQNFVAAANKRPEIGKAFSFFTARTPAYQLTIDREKAKRLGVQISDVNNALQTYMGSAYINDFTIYGRNFRVLAQADTNYRTNMDNLGQYFVRNSSGTMVPLSTLTSYKMIENAPLISHYNLFRSAEIDGNPKEGYSSGDALKALEEVAAQTLPQGFGYEFSGLSREEKLSGSKTVYIFALSIGFVFLFLAALYESWSVPFSVLLAVPLGAFGAILALTLMPKLVDNIYAQIGLITLIGLAAKNAILIVEFAKERVDAGMELEAATLEAVKLRLRPIIMTSMAFILGVAPLLFASGAGAEARKTIGWTVFGGMLGATSLAIFIVPVLFYLITKAAYGKKKLAELHENYKPDKDLLH, encoded by the coding sequence ATGATAGCAGAAACCTTTATAAAACGCCCCGTTACAGCCATCGTAATTTCGATAGTGATCGTGATTGTGGGTATTTTAGCTATAGCCAGTTTACCGGTAGGGCAGTACCCCGAAATTACACCGCCCACGGTAACCATAACCGGCAACTACACCGGCGCGGATGCCTTAACGGTTGAACAAACCGTGGCCACGCCTATTGAAACACAGGTGAACGGTACCCCGGGCATGACCTACCTGCAAAGTAACAGCACCAACAACGGCGCGCTGAGCATGACCGCCAACTTTGAGGTGGGCACCGACATTAACATTGCCGCGCTTGATGTTCAGAACCGAGTGGGCATTGCCACGCCAACCCTTCCGCAGGAAGTGCAGCGTTTGGGTTTAACCGTACGTAAGAAGAACCCCAGCATCCTGATGCTGGTGGCCATGTACTCGCCTAACAAAACACACGACGTTACTTTTATAGATAACTACGCCAACGTATTTATTAAGGATGCTTTGCTGCGCGCCAAAGGTGTGGGCGACGTGGTATCGCGCGCCGATGACTTCAGTATGCGGATCTGGCTGAAGCCGGATAAACTGGCCGCCCTGGGCATGACCGCCGCCGACGTTACCGCCGCCCTGAACGAGCAAAACGCGCAGGTAGCCGCCGGTACCGTAGGAGCGACACCTCAGGAGCGTGGCCAAACCTTCGAATATTCAGTAATCGTAAAGGGCCGTTTGGCCAAGCCCGAGGAGTTTGGCAACGTGATCGTACGTACGCAGCCAAATACCGGCGCGGTGGTGCATTTAAAGGATGTGGCCCGTATAGAGCTGGGTAAGTTTAACTATGCCGGTAACTCGTACGTTGATGGTAACCGCGCATCGTATCTGCTGGTTTACCAGGCCCCAAACAGTAACGCTATCGAAACTGCCGACGCCGTTTACGCCACTATGAAGGAACTGAAAAAATCATTCCCTGCGGATATCGATTATGTAGTTCCGTTCGAGGCGATCACCGTGGTAAAGGTATCGGTGCATGAAGTGGTAGAAACACTAATTATCGCCCTGGTGCTGGTAATTGTGGTGGTATTCCTGTTCCTGCAAAGCTGGCGCACCACGCTGATCCCGGTGCTGGCTATCCCGGTATCCATCATCGGTACGTTCATCTTCTTTATCCCGCTGCATTTTACCATTAATACGCTTACATTGTTTGGTTTTGTACTGGCGATAGGTATTGTGGTGGATGACGCCATTGTGGTGGTGGAAGCCGTGCAGCATTATATGGACGAAAAGGGCATGTCGCCCAAAGAGGCTACGCAGCACGCCATGCGCGATATTTCGGCCCCGGTTATCGCCATCGCGCTGATCTTAGCGGCGGTATTTGTACCAGTGGGTTTCATCCCGGGTATAGTTGGCCGCTTGTATCAGCAATTCGCTATCACCATCGCTATTTCGGTGCTGATATCGGCATTTGTGGCCTTATCTTTAACCCCGGCTTTATGTACCTTATTATTAAAACCACATAAGTTAGATCAAAAATCGAAAGGGCTTGATCATTTCTTCTTCGCGTTCAACTCCTGGTTCGATAGGGTTACCGGCAAATACCGCAATGGCGTGCACCGGGGCATCCAAAACTCTAAGTTTGTGATCATCATCCTGGTGTGTATTGTTGTTGGCACCATTATGCTGTTTAAGCAAAAGCCAACGGGCTTTATCCCTACCGAGGATGAGGGCCGTATCTACATCACCTACGATTTGCCCGAAGCATCGTCAACCGAGCGTACCGTAGCGATATTGAACCAAATGATGGACACGCTGAAAAAGGTGCCCGAGATAGATCACTTCGCGGCATTGGGCGGTTTGAACGTGGTGAGCTTCGCCACCAAATCCAGCAGCGCTACCATATTTGTGCAGTTGAAACCATGGGAAAAACGCAAGCTTACATCGCTGCAACTGGTGCCTATCCTGCAAAAAAAATTGGGTAAGTTTAAAGAAGCAAATGTGGTGGTGATCCCGCCGCCGGCAATCCCGGGTTTGGGTACCACGGCCGGTTTTGCCTTTATTTTAGAAGAAAAGCAGGCAGGGGGCGATATCAAGAACTTTGAACGGGTACTGCAAAACTTTGTGGCCGCAGCCAATAAGCGACCGGAAATAGGTAAGGCGTTTTCGTTCTTCACCGCCCGTACCCCGGCTTACCAGCTAACCATCGACAGGGAAAAGGCCAAACGATTGGGTGTACAGATCTCGGATGTTAATAATGCCTTGCAAACTTACATGGGCAGTGCCTATATTAACGATTTTACCATCTACGGCCGTAATTTCCGGGTGCTGGCCCAGGCCGATACTAATTACCGCACCAATATGGATAATTTGGGGCAGTACTTTGTACGTAACTCATCGGGTACGATGGTGCCGCTTAGCACGCTGACATCGTACAAAATGATCGAAAACGCGCCGCTGATATCGCACTACAACCTATTCCGCTCGGCCGAGATCGATGGTAACCCCAAAGAGGGCTACAGTAGTGGCGACGCGTTAAAAGCTTTGGAGGAAGTAGCGGCGCAAACGCTGCCGCAGGGCTTCGGCTACGAGTTTTCTGGCTTGAGCCGTGAAGAGAAGCTCTCCGGATCCAAGACGGTGTACATCTTTGCTTTATCCATCGGATTTGTATTTTTGTTCTTAGCAGCGCTTTACGAAAGCTGGTCGGTGCCGTTCTCGGTTCTGTTAGCTGTACCGTTGGGCGCGTTCGGTGCGATATTGGCGCTTACGCTGATGCCTAAACTGGTGGATAATATTTACGCGCAGATCGGTTTAATTACGCTAATCGGTCTGGCCGCCAAGAACGCCATCCTGATCGTTGAGTTTGCCAAGGAACGTGTAGATGCGGGCATGGAACTGGAAGCAGCCACGCTTGAAGCAGTGAAACTGCGTTTAAGGCCTATCATCATGACGTCGATGGCGTTTATATTGGGTGTGGCACCGCTGCTGTTCGCGTCAGGAGCGGGTGCCGAGGCACGTAAAACCATCGGCTGGACTGTATTTGGCGGGATGTTAGGTGCTACATCGCTGGCTATATTTATAGTGCCGGTGCTGTTCTACCTCATCACTAAAGCGGCCTACGGCAAAAAGAAGCTGGCCGAACTGCACGAAAACTACAAGCCCGACAAGGACTTGTTGCACTAA
- a CDS encoding efflux RND transporter periplasmic adaptor subunit, whose protein sequence is MKRTYLYLIAPVALLAISSCKSKTDQQAPPPPPTAVSIVEAQQGNAVYYDQYQGTVVAVNSVELRSQVAGFITNIFVKDGDVVQKGQSLYEIDRRKYQAAYDQAQANVSSAQANLVKAQKDIDRYNMLLKADAVARQTVDNAAASFETAKSQVAVAKAALVSASTDLSYSIIKAPFSGRIGISQVKLGAQVTPGTTLLNTISAENPIAVDVVVNEQDIARFYDLQKHPTDSTFRLKLSNDSLYNKSGRILAIDRGVNNQTGTIKVRVQFDNPNDVLRDGMSAQLKVLNNKSGNRIIIPFKAVTEQMGEFFVFVTKDTTMKAKPDTTKMERDTIALQKKVKIGPRLNDNVVIMSGIKQGDKVITEGFQRLRDSGKVTLGPIKPAAGAPAKQKN, encoded by the coding sequence ATGAAAAGAACATATCTATATTTAATTGCGCCGGTAGCTTTATTAGCCATCTCATCATGCAAAAGCAAAACCGACCAGCAAGCCCCACCGCCACCCCCAACAGCGGTAAGCATAGTTGAAGCCCAACAGGGCAATGCCGTTTATTACGACCAGTACCAGGGTACCGTAGTTGCCGTTAACAGTGTTGAACTGCGCAGCCAGGTGGCAGGTTTTATTACCAATATTTTTGTTAAGGATGGCGACGTGGTGCAAAAAGGCCAATCGCTATACGAGATAGACCGCCGTAAATACCAGGCAGCTTATGATCAGGCGCAGGCCAACGTAAGTAGCGCCCAGGCCAATTTGGTAAAGGCCCAAAAAGATATCGACCGTTATAATATGCTGTTAAAAGCTGATGCGGTTGCCCGTCAAACGGTAGATAATGCCGCGGCATCGTTTGAGACCGCTAAAAGCCAGGTTGCGGTAGCAAAAGCCGCGCTGGTATCGGCAAGCACCGATCTGTCTTACTCCATTATTAAAGCGCCGTTCAGCGGCCGCATCGGTATTTCGCAGGTGAAACTGGGCGCACAGGTTACGCCGGGTACTACCTTGCTGAACACCATATCGGCCGAGAACCCGATAGCGGTTGACGTGGTAGTGAACGAGCAGGATATCGCCCGTTTTTACGATCTGCAAAAGCATCCTACCGACAGTACCTTCCGCCTGAAATTATCTAACGACTCCTTATATAATAAGTCAGGCCGGATCTTAGCTATCGACCGCGGCGTGAACAATCAAACAGGCACTATTAAAGTACGTGTGCAGTTTGATAACCCTAACGATGTGCTGCGCGATGGCATGAGCGCCCAGTTAAAGGTGCTGAACAATAAATCGGGTAACCGTATAATTATTCCGTTCAAGGCCGTTACCGAGCAGATGGGCGAGTTCTTTGTGTTTGTAACCAAGGATACCACCATGAAAGCCAAACCCGATACCACCAAAATGGAGCGCGATACCATCGCCCTGCAAAAAAAGGTGAAGATAGGTCCACGGTTGAACGATAACGTGGTGATCATGAGCGGTATAAAACAAGGCGATAAGGTAATTACCGAGGGCTTCCAGCGGCTGCGCGATAGTGGCAAGGTAACGCTTGGTCCCATCAAACCCGCCGCCGGCGCGCCCGCCAAACAAAAAAATTAA
- a CDS encoding TolC family protein, translating into MKNKFRFAIVPLFLLPFCLLAQVRQDSLPPLLNLNQCIQYALQNQPAVRQAGIDEAINERDIGISMAAWLPQVNSANSASHYFKGSPQAANGVANSSISNVSIIGIQATQVIYNNDVNLASKASKYSREYYKDNTISSTINVITDVSKAFYDVLLSQRQLDIIKEDIVRLQRSLKDARARYDAGVADKTDYKQATIALNNSMATRKQTEEAIKSKSAYLRQTMGMPAERPLTLAYDSTRFEGEAIIDTNQILDYTNRIEYRQLQARRNLTALNIDYYKYGFLPSLSANGAYNLNYFSNSLGNLYNQSFPNAYVGLSLNIPIFTGKRRLQNLSKARLQTDRADLDLVNSRNQINTQYVQALASYKSNYNTWQLLKQNVSLASDVYNVVSLQYREGIKTYLDVIVSQSDLRTAELNYFNALFQVLSSKVDLQKALGTVATVNK; encoded by the coding sequence ATGAAAAACAAATTTCGCTTTGCGATAGTACCCCTGTTCCTACTTCCGTTCTGTTTATTGGCCCAGGTAAGGCAAGATAGCCTGCCCCCGCTGTTAAATTTAAATCAATGTATCCAGTACGCCCTGCAAAACCAACCCGCCGTAAGGCAGGCCGGTATTGATGAGGCCATTAACGAGCGCGATATCGGCATCAGTATGGCCGCCTGGTTGCCACAGGTTAATTCGGCCAATAGCGCCTCGCATTATTTTAAAGGTAGCCCGCAGGCCGCCAACGGCGTTGCTAATTCATCCATCAGCAATGTATCTATTATAGGTATACAGGCTACGCAGGTTATTTATAATAACGATGTTAACCTGGCATCAAAGGCATCCAAATACTCGCGCGAGTATTATAAGGATAACACCATCAGCAGCACCATCAACGTAATTACCGATGTAAGCAAGGCTTTTTATGATGTGCTTTTATCGCAGCGCCAGCTGGATATTATTAAGGAAGACATTGTTCGCCTGCAACGCAGCCTGAAAGATGCCCGCGCCCGTTACGATGCCGGCGTGGCTGATAAGACCGATTACAAACAGGCTACCATCGCCCTGAATAATTCGATGGCTACCCGCAAGCAAACCGAGGAGGCTATTAAAAGTAAATCGGCCTATTTAAGGCAAACGATGGGTATGCCGGCCGAGCGCCCGCTAACCCTGGCTTACGATTCTACCCGGTTTGAGGGCGAGGCGATTATCGATACCAATCAGATACTGGACTATACCAACCGTATAGAATACCGCCAGTTACAGGCCCGCCGTAATCTTACAGCTTTGAATATCGATTATTATAAATATGGCTTCCTGCCATCGCTCTCGGCCAACGGTGCTTATAATTTAAATTATTTCAGTAATAGCCTTGGCAATTTGTACAACCAGTCGTTCCCGAATGCTTACGTGGGGTTATCACTTAACATCCCGATATTTACCGGTAAGCGGCGGCTGCAAAACCTGTCGAAGGCCAGGTTACAGACAGACAGGGCCGACCTTGACCTGGTGAACAGCCGCAACCAGATCAATACCCAATATGTACAGGCGCTGGCATCGTACAAAAGCAATTATAATACCTGGCAACTGCTTAAGCAAAACGTGAGCCTGGCCAGTGATGTATATAATGTAGTGAGCCTGCAATACCGCGAGGGCATTAAAACTTACCTTGATGTCATCGTGTCGCAATCAGATTTGCGCACGGCCGAGTTGAATTACTTTAACGCCCTGTTCCAGGTGCTGAGCAGCAAAGTTGACCTGCAAAAGGCATTGGGCACCGTTGCCACTGTTAACAAATGA